From a single Cyclobacterium marinum DSM 745 genomic region:
- a CDS encoding RagB/SusD family nutrient uptake outer membrane protein produces the protein MMKLNKIYRTVLLLFAICLGACSEEFLDLPPQSNGTVGQFYSNQADFETAVVGLYSGFKGAIIELQMLEEYRGDNLTNIQYWYLELAENQFGPNTTSMFWDLYTELVYPANIILDRIDEVTMDDAARDRIKGQTYFFRGFAYYTLNLWFGGVPSVTAPLGVDESYSLGRSTEAEIWALVESDFSQAVSLLDPSVEIGRVDKFDAETYLAKALMQQQKWGLAETALADVFNNSGAALETNWNNLWTMDAEKNSQEYMLSVILSPVAPANNWAQQFLFMENTPGLQGNFLYKPGYYESFEAGDIRRDETLGFTPNQLKEENRKYDFGYDLNEFRFIGDLIVLRFADVQLLYAEAISMNANSTQQKSLDLMNETRNRAGLAPLTLADVPTLEDFITAILAERRAELAFEGHRYSDLKRQNRLVKYVNAMGGVYNFDETYNYVPIPLQEIEKVGSDILKQNEGY, from the coding sequence ATGATGAAATTAAATAAGATATATAGGACAGTTCTATTACTTTTTGCAATCTGTTTGGGGGCATGCAGTGAGGAATTTCTAGACCTGCCACCACAGAGCAACGGTACAGTGGGTCAGTTCTATTCCAATCAGGCTGACTTTGAAACAGCGGTAGTAGGTTTATATTCCGGATTTAAAGGAGCAATAATTGAATTACAGATGCTTGAAGAATACCGTGGAGATAATTTGACGAATATTCAATATTGGTATCTCGAACTTGCGGAAAATCAGTTCGGTCCGAATACAACTAGTATGTTTTGGGATCTGTATACGGAATTAGTCTATCCTGCTAACATTATCCTAGACAGAATTGATGAAGTAACTATGGATGATGCAGCCAGAGACAGAATAAAAGGTCAGACCTACTTCTTTAGGGGGTTTGCTTATTACACTTTGAATTTATGGTTTGGAGGTGTACCAAGTGTTACAGCACCACTAGGTGTGGATGAATCCTATAGTCTCGGACGATCTACTGAAGCTGAAATTTGGGCTTTAGTGGAATCTGACTTCTCTCAGGCTGTCTCATTACTCGACCCTTCAGTTGAAATAGGAAGAGTGGATAAGTTTGATGCAGAAACTTATCTAGCAAAAGCCCTTATGCAACAACAAAAATGGGGTCTGGCAGAAACTGCTTTAGCAGATGTTTTTAATAATAGCGGGGCTGCCCTTGAGACCAATTGGAATAACTTGTGGACAATGGATGCTGAGAAAAATTCTCAGGAATACATGCTTTCAGTAATATTAAGCCCAGTTGCTCCAGCCAACAACTGGGCGCAGCAGTTTTTATTTATGGAAAACACACCGGGTTTACAGGGTAACTTCTTATACAAGCCAGGATATTACGAATCATTTGAAGCTGGTGATATCAGAAGGGATGAGACACTGGGTTTTACCCCTAATCAATTGAAAGAGGAGAATAGAAAATATGACTTTGGATATGACTTAAATGAATTTAGGTTTATTGGAGATCTGATTGTGCTTAGATTCGCAGATGTGCAACTGCTGTATGCTGAAGCTATCTCCATGAACGCAAATTCAACCCAACAAAAGTCGTTGGATCTGATGAACGAGACAAGAAACAGAGCAGGTTTAGCCCCTTTGACTCTTGCTGATGTCCCTACACTCGAAGATTTTATTACTGCTATTTTAGCAGAAAGAAGGGCTGAACTGGCATTTGAAGGACATAGGTATTCTGACCTGAAAAGGCAGAATAGACTTGTAAAATATGTAAATGCCATGGGTGGAGTCTATAATTTTGATGAAACTTACAACTATGTTCCAATCCCATTGCAGGAGATTGAAAAGGTAGGGTCTGATATCCTGAAACAAAATGAAGGCTACTAA